Proteins from one Flavobacterium branchiarum genomic window:
- a CDS encoding CshA/CshB family fibrillar adhesin-related protein produces the protein MKNIFKSTLLILTIGLIQTNVKAQGFTPNQAVTAAFATDGSSLYKDKVLWLTWGTPDLASGQTLTLDNSNRYGKHGTKLAVGSKSRAKIPLGSNKFYYVEAEITAIKITSVNDEAKSAGIVSYASGNWKGDYLDDFYNIGGIGKTETNSTNNNKLISGIANGTGHATTALFTIKCRAFIGNDPVRLEGMVVGDAESMDGGEYLEVIADGDWNIVEANQTNSGNYYVSKYDVTSSTKKKIRLGIGNNAGAMAVTFLKFNETAYALPDYSVTFDVTMRGGGTTAVAFGLLAPNADLGDAPESYGSPLHTLQNISFKSDKIPYLAAGSTNITQSNINSTTYTVGELLEDNKMYLGTAPGKLNNSPIHSKGADLDGFGTSEEDAWPEEYKRFSYKVVYKPGNKITAVIPYKSDVNGFITGWIDFNRNGTFEDDAKERRTVAVTANPNGTATLEWTIPTTRSPYSTYVRLRLHQEPENEVTPYSNSVRGEVEDHHIQILGPAITNPMLPNKGK, from the coding sequence ATGAAAAATATTTTTAAAAGTACCTTATTAATTCTTACTATCGGTTTGATACAGACCAATGTTAAGGCACAGGGTTTTACTCCTAATCAGGCAGTAACAGCTGCTTTTGCAACTGATGGAAGTAGTTTATATAAAGACAAAGTACTTTGGCTCACTTGGGGAACCCCCGATTTAGCGTCAGGGCAAACATTGACATTGGACAATTCGAACCGATACGGAAAGCACGGAACAAAATTAGCAGTGGGGTCAAAATCTAGAGCTAAAATTCCATTAGGGTCTAATAAATTTTATTATGTAGAAGCAGAGATTACAGCAATTAAGATTACTAGCGTAAATGATGAGGCTAAGTCGGCTGGAATAGTTTCTTACGCTTCAGGGAATTGGAAAGGGGATTATTTAGATGATTTTTATAATATAGGAGGTATAGGAAAGACTGAGACTAATAGCACCAATAATAATAAGCTGATAAGTGGAATTGCTAATGGGACTGGTCATGCCACAACAGCCTTGTTCACTATAAAATGTAGAGCATTTATTGGGAATGACCCTGTACGTTTGGAAGGAATGGTGGTTGGGGATGCAGAGTCAATGGATGGAGGGGAATACTTAGAAGTTATTGCAGATGGAGATTGGAATATTGTAGAGGCTAATCAAACCAATTCAGGTAATTACTATGTGTCCAAGTATGATGTTACTAGCTCGACTAAAAAGAAAATTCGACTAGGGATAGGAAATAACGCAGGTGCAATGGCAGTTACTTTTTTGAAGTTTAATGAAACAGCCTATGCTTTGCCAGACTACTCTGTAACATTTGATGTAACGATGCGTGGTGGAGGTACAACTGCAGTAGCTTTTGGTTTGTTAGCACCTAACGCAGACTTAGGAGATGCGCCTGAATCGTATGGATCTCCTTTACATACACTGCAGAATATTAGCTTTAAATCTGATAAGATTCCCTATCTAGCTGCTGGTTCGACAAACATAACGCAAAGCAATATTAATTCAACAACCTATACAGTTGGCGAATTATTAGAAGATAATAAAATGTATTTAGGCACCGCTCCAGGAAAATTAAACAACAGTCCTATTCATTCTAAAGGTGCAGATTTGGATGGATTTGGTACCAGTGAAGAAGATGCTTGGCCAGAAGAGTACAAACGTTTTTCATATAAAGTGGTATACAAACCCGGAAATAAGATTACAGCAGTGATTCCTTATAAATCAGATGTTAATGGATTTATAACCGGATGGATTGATTTCAATAGAAATGGAACTTTTGAGGATGACGCAAAGGAGAGAAGGACGGTAGCCGTCACAGCTAACCCAAATGGTACTGCAACTTTAGAATGGACGATTCCAACCACAAGAAGCCCTTATTCTACCTATGTGCGTTTACGATTACATCAAGAACCTGAAAATGAGGTTACGCCTTATTCGAATAGTGTTAGAGGAGAAGTAGAAGATCATCATATCCAAATTCTTGGACCAGCTATCACGAACCCAATGTTACCTAATAAAGGGAAATAA
- a CDS encoding gliding motility-associated C-terminal domain-containing protein, which produces MKFSTYLLAIAFTLVVGQKMVGQTTNIGDVTILPNTIMSTVETLDNKQTGYLVNDGEFFLYSHLNNDGLLTYTSGKRGYTRFQGTVSQKIEGSVPSEFYDVIFNNPSPQPAFHLYGEMRVGGNVDFFKGIVQDDDFGGLLVFENDATHTNTDNESHVDGEVRKNGNSEFQYPIGDKELYRYARISAPSEVLSSFTGKYFYENSNQLYSHLNKADKIALINNQEYWTLDKTGGNSDVMLTLSWDETATTPTDIVVSPQSSIHIVRWDVTQKLWIDEGGVVDSDKKTVTTPMNVSGYNVFTTARVDDNVVLPCSNLIVHNAFSPNGDNRNEYFKIDGLTDCSSDNTVEIYNRWGVKVFETNNYDSNGNVFKGYSEGRVTMAKDKMLPTGTYFYILNIKYMGAKPQTIKKSGYLYLSKD; this is translated from the coding sequence ATGAAATTTTCTACATACCTATTGGCAATTGCATTTACGCTCGTTGTTGGGCAGAAAATGGTTGGACAGACTACAAACATAGGAGATGTTACAATACTTCCAAATACGATTATGTCAACAGTTGAAACTCTTGATAATAAGCAAACTGGTTATTTAGTTAACGACGGAGAATTTTTTCTATATTCTCATCTCAATAATGATGGATTGCTTACTTATACTTCAGGAAAGAGAGGTTATACTCGATTTCAAGGGACAGTTTCACAAAAAATTGAAGGATCTGTTCCTTCTGAATTTTACGATGTGATTTTTAATAATCCAAGCCCGCAACCTGCATTTCATTTGTATGGAGAAATGAGGGTAGGTGGTAATGTTGATTTTTTTAAAGGAATTGTACAAGACGATGACTTTGGAGGATTGTTAGTATTTGAAAATGACGCTACACATACCAATACCGATAATGAAAGTCATGTGGACGGAGAAGTTCGTAAAAACGGTAATTCAGAATTTCAGTATCCAATAGGAGACAAAGAGTTGTATCGATATGCTCGTATCTCGGCACCATCTGAGGTATTGAGTAGTTTTACAGGTAAATATTTTTATGAAAATTCAAATCAGCTTTATTCTCATCTCAACAAAGCCGACAAAATAGCACTCATAAACAATCAAGAATATTGGACTTTAGATAAAACTGGCGGAAATTCAGATGTCATGCTCACCTTGAGTTGGGATGAAACCGCAACAACACCTACAGATATAGTAGTTTCTCCACAAAGTTCCATACATATTGTTCGATGGGATGTTACACAAAAACTTTGGATAGACGAAGGTGGAGTTGTAGATAGCGATAAAAAAACAGTTACTACACCTATGAATGTTTCTGGATACAATGTATTCACAACTGCAAGAGTTGATGACAATGTTGTTTTACCGTGCAGTAATTTAATAGTTCATAATGCCTTCTCGCCAAATGGAGATAATAGAAATGAGTACTTCAAAATTGATGGTTTAACAGATTGCTCTTCAGATAATACAGTAGAAATTTATAATCGTTGGGGTGTAAAAGTATTTGAAACCAATAATTATGACTCTAACGGAAATGTTTTTAAAGGCTATTCTGAAGGACGAGTAACAATGGCTAAAGATAAAATGTTACCAACGGGGACTTATTTTTATATTTTAAACATCAAATATATGGGAGCTAAACCTCAAACCATAAAAAAATCAGGATACCTATATTTAAGTAAAGATTAA
- a CDS encoding sensor histidine kinase, translating to MKKYLLWAPHLYIIIPLLLFLLFPLTFQIPFPKEFWILESFQLILYLIIYYTNYFLAVPKTFFKAKSTHFIIVICLLIIVSSSINYYAAVYFDIDAKMEYLMTSNKNTSIGFLKLNNFMFLCVTLFLIFISTTVKVNERLKKISNNRKQLEQEKLASELAFLKTQINPHFYFNVLHAIYSLTETNVEKAQEALHSLSLMMRYVIYETKHHSSMLSKEILFIEHYIKLMKLRIPQNTEIIFNKPEFIKDHPISSMILLPFIENAFKHGLTFSKQDQIIINIYQESKVLIFEVINPIAQIKAKDLEESNGIGLTNTKRRLDLLYSGFYELEIDNNQEKKEFRINLKLQLA from the coding sequence ATGAAAAAATATCTATTGTGGGCACCTCATTTATATATTATTATCCCACTTCTTTTATTTTTGTTATTTCCCCTCACATTTCAAATTCCTTTTCCAAAAGAATTCTGGATATTGGAAAGCTTTCAGTTGATTTTATATCTCATTATTTACTATACAAATTATTTTTTGGCAGTACCTAAAACTTTTTTTAAAGCAAAAAGCACTCATTTTATTATTGTAATATGCCTTTTAATAATTGTATCTTCAAGTATTAATTATTATGCCGCAGTATATTTTGATATAGATGCTAAAATGGAATACTTAATGACTAGCAATAAAAATACATCCATAGGTTTTTTAAAACTCAACAACTTTATGTTCCTGTGTGTTACATTATTTCTAATATTTATCAGCACGACTGTAAAAGTTAATGAAAGATTAAAAAAAATAAGTAATAACAGAAAACAACTGGAGCAGGAAAAATTAGCTTCGGAGCTAGCTTTTCTCAAAACCCAGATCAATCCCCATTTTTATTTCAATGTTCTTCACGCCATTTATTCATTAACTGAAACCAATGTAGAGAAAGCTCAAGAAGCTCTACACAGTTTATCACTGATGATGAGATATGTTATTTATGAAACAAAACATCACTCCTCAATGCTCAGCAAAGAGATTTTATTTATTGAGCATTACATCAAACTGATGAAACTAAGAATACCTCAAAACACGGAAATCATATTTAATAAACCTGAATTTATAAAAGATCATCCCATCTCTTCAATGATACTGTTACCTTTTATAGAAAATGCATTTAAACATGGTTTGACTTTTAGTAAGCAGGATCAGATCATTATCAATATTTATCAAGAATCTAAAGTTTTAATTTTTGAAGTTATCAATCCTATTGCCCAAATTAAAGCTAAAGATCTTGAAGAAAGTAATGGCATAGGTCTTACCAATACAAAAAGAAGACTTGATCTGCTATATTCTGGTTTTTATGAGCTGGAAATTGATAATAATCAAGAGAAAAAAGAATTTAGAATTAACCTTAAACTGCAGTTAGCATGA
- a CDS encoding PorP/SprF family type IX secretion system membrane protein: MRINFLTISVMLTGFLCTAQQDAQFTQYMYNTISINPAYAGSRGAMSLFGLYRTQWIGLDGAPETSSFSLNTPLNNSNLGVGVSLVNDKIGPINENTFSADLSYTVPTSETFKLSFGIKATANLFNLDINKLNPDEQGDPQFQDLNSKFSPNIGAGVYWHSDKAYIGLSVPNFIETNQYNDNDVAIFKEKINYYLIAGYVFDLDPYIKFKPAVLTKMVEGSPLQVDLSANFMFNDKFVVGAAYRWSAAISAMAGFHVTEGMYIGYAYDHETTRLKNYNSGSHEIFLRFEFFNNYNRITSPRFF; the protein is encoded by the coding sequence ATGAGAATAAATTTTTTGACAATAAGTGTTATGTTAACGGGATTCCTATGTACCGCGCAACAAGATGCCCAGTTTACACAATATATGTATAATACCATTAGTATAAACCCGGCTTATGCAGGCTCAAGAGGTGCAATGAGTCTTTTTGGGCTTTATCGTACGCAATGGATTGGTCTGGATGGAGCACCAGAAACTAGCAGTTTTTCATTAAATACACCTCTAAATAATAGTAACTTAGGGGTGGGAGTTTCACTTGTAAATGATAAAATAGGACCTATAAACGAGAATACTTTTTCGGCCGATTTATCTTATACAGTTCCTACATCTGAGACTTTTAAATTATCTTTTGGAATCAAAGCTACCGCTAATTTATTCAATCTGGATATTAACAAATTGAACCCCGATGAGCAAGGTGATCCACAATTTCAAGACCTAAATAGTAAATTTTCACCTAATATTGGAGCTGGAGTTTATTGGCATTCTGATAAAGCTTACATCGGTTTGTCGGTACCAAATTTTATCGAAACCAACCAATACAATGATAATGATGTAGCTATTTTTAAGGAAAAAATTAATTACTATTTAATCGCAGGTTATGTATTCGATTTAGATCCTTACATCAAGTTTAAGCCAGCTGTACTGACTAAAATGGTCGAAGGATCGCCACTGCAAGTAGATCTTTCAGCCAACTTTATGTTTAATGACAAGTTCGTGGTTGGGGCGGCCTATAGATGGAGTGCTGCGATTAGTGCTATGGCAGGATTTCATGTTACCGAAGGAATGTACATAGGTTATGCATACGATCATGAAACTACCAGATTAAAGAACTATAACTCTGGATCGCATGAGATTTTCCTTCGTTTTGAGTTCTTTAATAATTATAACCGAATTACCTCACCAAGATTCTTCTAA
- a CDS encoding LytR/AlgR family response regulator transcription factor, producing the protein MNIRCIIIDDEPIALDLIRRYVLRTPDLELCGEFSSGMDAIAFLKNNMIDLIFTDIRMPELSGMEMAHILNQKQDNEKPRMIFTTAYDNYALEGYSVDALDYLLKPFSYVDFSRTVSKAENYFKLTKQLPTVNEEKLTLVTPLPSALADPFLYIKVEYQLVKIAKDQILYIESMKDYVKIYLEKQNKPVLTLTSLKNIEEKLGSDKFLRIHRSYIVSLDKITSVKKNAVQIGKTEIVVTESYRKPYAEFVNRWK; encoded by the coding sequence ATGAATATAAGATGTATTATAATAGATGATGAACCTATCGCCTTGGATTTGATCCGAAGGTACGTTCTGCGTACGCCAGACTTAGAACTTTGTGGAGAATTTTCCTCAGGGATGGATGCAATTGCTTTTTTGAAAAACAATATGATAGATCTAATTTTTACTGACATAAGGATGCCTGAACTGAGCGGAATGGAAATGGCACATATTCTTAATCAAAAGCAGGATAATGAAAAACCAAGAATGATATTCACAACTGCTTATGACAATTATGCCCTAGAGGGTTATTCTGTAGACGCATTAGATTACCTTCTTAAACCCTTCTCTTATGTTGATTTTAGCAGAACAGTTTCAAAAGCTGAAAATTATTTCAAATTGACAAAGCAACTTCCTACTGTTAATGAAGAAAAGTTAACTTTAGTTACACCTCTGCCATCTGCGCTTGCTGACCCTTTTTTATATATAAAAGTGGAATACCAACTAGTAAAAATAGCAAAAGATCAGATATTGTATATAGAATCAATGAAAGATTACGTCAAAATATATTTAGAAAAACAGAACAAGCCTGTCCTCACATTAACAAGTCTTAAAAACATAGAAGAAAAACTTGGCTCTGATAAATTTCTGAGGATTCATCGCTCCTACATTGTATCATTAGATAAAATAACTTCCGTTAAAAAAAATGCTGTACAAATTGGGAAAACAGAAATTGTCGTGACTGAATCTTATCGCAAGCCTTATGCAGAATTCGTTAATAGATGGAAGTAG
- a CDS encoding OmpA family protein, producing the protein MKIKHLLSTLLIVFIALKVSAQTAIQNKAEKDYNQYAYIDAIAIYERVAEKGYKDEQTFQRLGNAYYFNAELIKAAKWYDALFEMNADQEPEYYYRYAQCLKARGDYQKADKILETFNKKAITDKRGILFEKNKNYLDQIKANSGRFEIANAGINSTQSDYGSAYYGNKIIFASARDTGGVVKNKFKWTNKSFTNLYWSEFKTDGTLGKPERFEKKINSKFNESTPVFTKDGKTMYFTRNNFLDGKRGKDDQKVTLLKLYRAEFINDKWTNITELPFNSNQYSTAHPALSNDEKKLYFASDMPGTLGQSDLYSVTINDDKSFGKPENLGPGVNTEGRETFPFIATDNQLYFASDGRPGLGGLDVFVTTIKNDTSFSTVQNVGAPINSPQDDFGFIIDNESHTGFFTSNREGGLGSDDIYKLLETRKLLCEQKLKGTIIDLETNKVLDNAKVILFDEQFNQIGEALTKTDGSYVFSNVECGKTYHVRAVKEEYETKEVPIVIAGQSGETSLIIALEKRIKPIGVGTDLAKTLNIPIIYFDLDKSFIRKDAAFELEKVLAVMKQYPKMKIDVRSHTDSRQTAQYNINLSNRRAKSTIQWLVKNGIAQNRLTGKGYGESQLVNKCSDNVPCTEVEHQLNRRSEFIIISME; encoded by the coding sequence ATGAAAATTAAACACCTATTATCGACCCTGTTGATTGTTTTTATTGCGTTAAAAGTAAGCGCACAAACAGCAATTCAGAATAAAGCCGAAAAGGATTATAACCAATATGCCTATATTGATGCTATTGCGATCTATGAGCGAGTAGCCGAAAAAGGATACAAAGACGAACAAACGTTTCAAAGGCTAGGTAATGCCTATTATTTTAATGCAGAATTAATAAAAGCTGCAAAATGGTACGATGCCCTTTTTGAAATGAATGCAGATCAAGAGCCGGAGTATTATTACCGTTATGCTCAGTGTTTAAAAGCTAGAGGTGATTACCAAAAAGCAGATAAGATTCTCGAAACTTTTAATAAAAAAGCAATCACAGATAAAAGAGGTATTTTGTTTGAAAAAAATAAAAACTACCTAGACCAGATAAAAGCCAACTCGGGACGATTTGAAATAGCCAATGCTGGAATAAATTCGACTCAATCCGATTATGGAAGTGCTTATTACGGGAACAAAATTATTTTTGCTTCTGCCAGAGATACAGGAGGTGTTGTTAAAAATAAATTCAAATGGACTAATAAATCGTTTACCAACTTATATTGGTCAGAATTTAAAACGGATGGAACATTAGGGAAGCCCGAGCGATTTGAAAAGAAAATTAACTCTAAATTCAATGAATCGACACCTGTTTTTACTAAAGATGGTAAAACAATGTACTTTACAAGAAACAATTTTCTAGACGGTAAAAGAGGAAAAGACGATCAAAAAGTGACGCTTTTGAAACTCTATAGAGCAGAATTCATTAATGACAAATGGACAAATATAACGGAATTGCCATTTAATAGTAACCAATACAGTACCGCTCATCCAGCATTAAGCAATGATGAAAAAAAGCTGTATTTTGCATCTGATATGCCAGGAACTTTAGGCCAATCTGATTTGTATAGTGTAACAATAAACGATGATAAAAGCTTTGGGAAACCAGAAAACTTAGGCCCAGGAGTTAATACCGAAGGGAGAGAGACTTTTCCATTTATAGCCACAGACAACCAATTGTATTTTGCTAGTGATGGTCGACCAGGATTAGGTGGGCTTGATGTATTTGTAACTACAATTAAAAACGATACTAGCTTTAGTACAGTACAAAATGTAGGTGCTCCAATAAATAGCCCACAAGATGATTTTGGATTTATCATTGATAACGAATCTCACACCGGTTTTTTTACCTCTAATAGAGAGGGCGGATTAGGGAGCGATGATATTTACAAACTATTAGAAACAAGAAAACTACTTTGTGAGCAAAAGCTAAAAGGGACAATAATTGATTTAGAAACAAATAAAGTGCTTGATAATGCCAAAGTAATTTTATTTGATGAGCAGTTTAATCAGATAGGAGAAGCATTGACAAAGACAGACGGAAGTTATGTTTTTAGCAATGTAGAGTGCGGCAAAACCTATCATGTTAGAGCAGTCAAAGAAGAGTACGAGACAAAAGAAGTTCCGATAGTCATAGCTGGACAATCAGGTGAAACAAGCTTAATTATTGCATTAGAAAAACGAATCAAACCAATAGGAGTGGGAACCGATTTAGCCAAAACGCTAAACATACCAATTATTTATTTTGATTTAGATAAGTCTTTCATTCGCAAAGATGCCGCTTTTGAGTTAGAAAAAGTCTTGGCGGTTATGAAACAGTATCCAAAAATGAAAATCGACGTTCGTTCTCATACAGACAGCCGACAAACCGCTCAATATAATATCAATTTATCCAACAGAAGAGCCAAGTCGACCATACAGTGGTTGGTTAAAAATGGAATCGCTCAAAACAGATTGACAGGAAAAGGATATGGGGAGAGTCAATTAGTCAACAAATGTTCTGATAATGTACCTTGTACAGAAGTCGAACATCAGTTAAACAGACGAAGTGAATTTATAATTATTTCTATGGAGTAA
- a CDS encoding efflux RND transporter periplasmic adaptor subunit, whose translation MNIIAFSFFISCSGDKKGSEDVASKELLIESYPVFTVKYLSTDLFRDYPVTIDGQEIINIQPKIDGYINKVYIDEGSLVSKGQVLFTIFNPQYEQELDNAQAAVISAKADVNSAEMAVRKVMPLVEKDIVSKFELESAEYTLQMRKAALKQAGFNVATAKTNLSYTKVISPINGVVGRLPLKTGSYVSSTGTTPLTTISNTGKIFAYFSMNEKQLLEFLRTTKGVTIKEKLKNSPPVILLLSDGTQYSQKGNLEAVLGQINSQTGSSSFRATFSNPEQLIRSGASGTIRIADHLDNAILLPQKSTYEMQGKRFVYIVKNDNTVKTTEVEVMDITSGDYFVVKKGLNAGDKVVLDGSGKLQNDVRIKPEMLNVYSTQ comes from the coding sequence TTGAATATAATAGCCTTTTCATTTTTTATTTCCTGTAGTGGAGATAAGAAAGGTTCAGAAGATGTTGCAAGTAAAGAACTCCTTATCGAGAGTTATCCCGTTTTTACTGTAAAGTATTTGTCTACAGATCTTTTTCGTGACTATCCCGTTACAATTGACGGACAGGAAATTATAAATATACAACCAAAGATTGATGGCTACATCAATAAGGTTTATATAGATGAGGGATCACTTGTGTCTAAAGGACAGGTCTTATTTACTATTTTCAATCCTCAATATGAACAGGAACTTGATAATGCTCAAGCAGCAGTAATCAGTGCAAAAGCAGACGTTAATTCAGCTGAAATGGCAGTAAGAAAAGTAATGCCATTGGTTGAGAAAGATATTGTAAGTAAGTTTGAGCTGGAGTCTGCTGAATATACACTGCAAATGAGAAAAGCGGCTCTCAAGCAGGCAGGTTTTAACGTGGCTACTGCAAAAACAAATCTAAGTTATACAAAGGTTATTAGTCCTATAAATGGTGTTGTGGGAAGGTTACCTCTTAAAACAGGAAGTTATGTGAGTAGTACTGGTACGACACCATTGACGACTATCTCAAATACGGGCAAAATATTTGCCTATTTCTCAATGAATGAAAAACAGCTTCTGGAATTTCTACGTACCACTAAAGGGGTGACCATTAAAGAAAAGCTGAAAAATAGCCCGCCAGTTATCCTGTTGCTCTCTGATGGTACACAGTACAGTCAAAAAGGAAACCTGGAAGCTGTCCTTGGTCAGATTAACAGTCAGACTGGTTCATCAAGTTTTAGGGCAACTTTTTCTAATCCTGAACAACTTATAAGAAGCGGTGCCAGCGGAACGATACGTATTGCTGATCATTTGGATAATGCTATTCTTCTGCCACAAAAAAGTACTTATGAAATGCAGGGAAAACGTTTTGTATATATAGTAAAAAACGATAATACAGTAAAAACTACTGAAGTTGAAGTGATGGATATTACTTCGGGTGACTATTTTGTTGTGAAGAAAGGATTAAATGCAGGCGATAAAGTTGTTCTTGACGGTTCTGGGAAGCTTCAAAATGATGTGAGAATTAAACCAGAAATGCTGAATGTGTATTCTACACAATAA
- a CDS encoding succinylglutamate desuccinylase/aspartoacylase family protein, which translates to MRRIALILILFLCIYHVQAQELRNTLKEIKNGERINKLISFRGDNALEYIPLTVIKGKNPGPVFTIIAGIHGYEYPPIIAVQELMKEIDATKLRGTLIILPITNVASFYKRSPFVNPIDGLNLNNAFPGSVSGSISKQIAHWITKEIIPNSDVFLDIHGGDANEDLLPFICYYDNKDGQTEKAKLLSESSGMQYIVSYPYNLTKNEIAKYAFKQAVQSGTVALSIEAGKLGTVQSENVKLIKNAVYNMLDYSKMINAKNATGEIKREYINEQSYIRVPQKGIFFSSIQSGDSITKNQNLGYITDEFGKIIAQITAPVSGIILYKIGTPPVNIGETLFCIGH; encoded by the coding sequence ATGAGAAGAATAGCTTTAATTTTAATCCTTTTTTTATGCATATATCATGTACAAGCTCAAGAACTTAGGAATACTCTCAAAGAAATAAAAAATGGAGAGCGGATCAATAAATTAATTTCTTTCAGAGGCGATAACGCACTTGAATATATACCACTTACTGTGATAAAAGGGAAAAATCCAGGGCCAGTTTTTACAATTATAGCTGGAATACATGGCTATGAATATCCCCCAATCATTGCTGTACAAGAATTGATGAAAGAGATAGATGCTACCAAGCTTAGAGGAACGCTTATTATATTACCCATAACCAATGTGGCTTCTTTTTATAAGCGCTCCCCTTTCGTTAATCCGATAGATGGACTAAACCTCAATAATGCTTTTCCTGGTTCTGTCTCAGGTTCTATTTCAAAACAGATTGCTCATTGGATTACAAAGGAAATTATTCCCAATTCCGATGTTTTTCTGGATATTCATGGCGGTGATGCCAATGAAGATCTGCTCCCTTTTATCTGCTATTATGATAATAAGGATGGTCAAACAGAAAAAGCAAAACTATTAAGTGAGTCTTCTGGTATGCAATATATCGTTTCATATCCATATAACCTTACAAAAAATGAGATTGCAAAATATGCATTCAAACAGGCTGTACAGAGCGGAACTGTCGCATTAAGTATAGAAGCTGGAAAACTAGGAACCGTTCAGTCAGAGAATGTAAAACTGATAAAAAATGCTGTTTACAACATGCTTGATTATTCAAAAATGATCAATGCAAAAAATGCAACAGGTGAAATAAAGAGAGAGTATATAAATGAACAATCTTACATCAGGGTTCCACAAAAAGGTATATTCTTCAGTTCAATCCAAAGTGGAGATAGTATCACCAAGAATCAAAATTTAGGGTATATAACAGATGAATTTGGTAAAATAATAGCTCAGATAACAGCTCCTGTAAGCGGAATTATACTATATAAAATAGGAACTCCTCCAGTTAACATAGGGGAGACTCTCTTTTGTATAGGTCACTAA